The following are from one region of the Dermacentor albipictus isolate Rhodes 1998 colony chromosome 5, USDA_Dalb.pri_finalv2, whole genome shotgun sequence genome:
- the LOC135917273 gene encoding prisilkin-39-like, whose product MKAFIVVCLFSAAALTNARSAGRLGGDAGVGGRANAELRAGVDKIGPHGFPGRTVSIGGNAGINIGGTAGLGVSSYGYGAPGLGGGYGGYPYGGYGGYGGYGGYGGYGGYGGYGGYDTGYGSPYEGGYYGATPGYGYGYGYPSGYYSAPGYSYNGGSNGFYPATSGSSGWNTVRSAVTGGARSSGSGSASAGVTPAVTSSSSSS is encoded by the exons ATGAAAGCGTTCATCGTCGTTTGCCTTTTTTCGGCGG CCGCCTTGACGAATGCGCGAAGCGCAGGTCGTCTGGGAGGCGACGCAGGAGTCGGAGGGCGAGCAAACGCTGAGCTGCGTGCCGGTGTCGATAAGATTGGCCCTCACGGATTCCCAGGGCGTACTGTCTCTATTGGAGGAAATGCAGGCATAAATATCGGCGGAACTGCTGGATTGGGAGTAAGCAGCTACGGCTACG gaGCCCCTGGATTGGGCGGTGGTTACGGCGGTTATCCATACGGTGGATACGGCGGATATGGCGGATACGGTGGATACGGTGGATATGGTGGATATGGTGGATATGGTGGATACGATACAGGTTACGGATCTCCGTACGAGGGCGGATATTATGGTGCCACTCCTGGCTATGGCTATGGCTATGGCTATCCGAGTGGATACTATAGTGCACCTGGCTACAGCTACAATGGTGGCTCCAATGGCTTCTATCCCGCAACATCTGGCAGTTCCGGCTGGAATACGGTCCGCTCGGCAGTAACAGGAGGAGCTAGATCCTCAGGCAGCGGGAGCGCTTCAGCTGGTGTCACACCTGC TGTTACCTCTTCAAGCTCATCATCGTAA